A window from Bufo bufo chromosome 1, aBufBuf1.1, whole genome shotgun sequence encodes these proteins:
- the LOC121005793 gene encoding E3 ubiquitin-protein ligase TRIM11-like: MASADLRAELDCSICLDTYTDPVMLRCGHNFCRVCIDRVLDTQDESGVYTCPECREEFQERPALMRCLALCNITENLLVTQHKETETVIFCTYCVDSPVPAVKSCLMCEASLCEKHLRVHSKSSEHLLSDTSTSLENRKCSVHKKILEYYCTEDSAFICVSCSLAGEHQGHRVEMLDEASEKKKKKLRHVLRKLTAKRQKTEKRVQNLEERWRKAQEKASGEAERVTALFTDIRRQLDDLEKRVLSEISRQEKEESLSFSSLIQKLEEKKDELSRRMRHIEEMCNMTDPLTVLQEPDTGDLCDPEEEGGDEDINRCLHDEDDLDVAVISDKLHTLFDIITDIRRGIYVEGPGDILLDVNTAANDILISVDLKTASRTIYNQYHPESAERFLNNQVMSSRGFSSGRHYWDVEGSRSGDWMVGMCYSSTDRRGERSYIGDNNKSWSLMRYSNNQYSVRHDCKEIRLYDEISSDRFRICLDYEAGQLSFYELCDPIRHLHTFTATFTEPLHAALLIWSGSVKILGKSRYWEKP; encoded by the coding sequence ATGGCGTCTGCTGATCTGAGAGCTGAGCTGGACTGCTCCATCTGTCTGGACACCTATACAGATCCTGTAATGCTGAGATGTGGACACAACTTCTGCCGGGTCTGTATTGATCGTGTACTGGATACACAGGACGAGTCTGGAGTCTATACCTGTCCTGAATGCAGAGAAGAGTTTCAGGAGCGGCCTGCACTGATGAGATGCTTAGCTCTGTGTAACATTACGGAGAATTTATTGGTTACTCAACATAAAGAGACGGAAACTGTGATCTTCTGCACTTACTGTGTGGACTCTCCTGTACCTGCTGTTAAATCCTGTCTGATGTGTGAGGCTTCTCTGTGTGAGAAACACCTGAGAGTTCACAGCAAGTCATCAGAACACCTCTTATCTGACACCAGCACTTCCCTGGAGAACAGGAAATGTTCTGTCCATAAGAAGATCCTGGAGTATTACTGCACCGAGGACTCTGCTTTTATCTGTGTGTCCTGCAGTTTGGCTGGAGAACATCAAGGACACCGGGTGGAGATGCTGGACGAGGCCTCtgagaagaaaaagaagaaactaCGACATGTTCTCAGGAAACTGACTGCAAAAAGACAGAAGACTGAGAAAAGAGTCCAGAACCTGGAGGAACGCTGGAGAAAAGCACAAGAAAAAGCATCTGGAGAAGCAGAGAGAGTCACTGCCCTGTTTACAGACATCAGGAGACAACTGGACGACCTGGAGAAGAGGGTCCTGAGTGAGATCTCCAGGCAGGAAAAGGAAGAATCACTTTCATTCTCTTCTCTGATCCAGAAGCTGGAAGAAAAGAAGGACGAGCTGTCCAGGAGGATGAGACACATTGAGGAGATGTGTAACATGACTGATCCACTGACTGTCTTACAGGAACCAGATACAGGTGACCTGTGTGATCCTGAGGAGGAAGGAGGTGATGAAGACATAAATAGATGTCTCCATGATGAAGATGATCTGGATGTGGCTGTGATCTCAGACAAATTACACACATTATTTGACATAATAACAGATATAAGGAGAGGGATCTATGTGGAGGGTCCTGGAGacatattactggatgtaaacaCAGCTGCTAATGACATCCTTATATCAGTCGACCTGAAAActgcatcccgtacaatatataaTCAGTATCATCCAGAATCAGCAGAGAGATTCCTGAATAATcaggtgatgagcagcaggggattTTCCTCAGGGCGACATTACTGGGATGTGGAGGGCAGTAGATCAGGGGATTGGATGGTGGGGATGTGTTATTCCAGTACAGACAGGAGGGGAGAACGGTCATACATTGGGGATAATAACAAGTCCTGGAGTTTGATGAGGTATAGTAATAATCAGTATTCAGTGAGACATGACTGTAAAGAGATCCGATTATATGACGAGATCTCCAGTGATAGATTCAGGATATGTCTGGACTATGAGGCCGGGCAGCTGTCCTTTTATGAGCTGTGTGACCCCATCAGACACTTACACACCTTCACTGCCACCTTCACCGAGCCCCTTCATGCTGCATTATTAATATGGAGCGGTTCTGTAAAGATATTAGGGAAAAGCCGCTACTGGGAGAAACCATAA